From the Lysinibacillus fusiformis genome, the window GGCTTCCCCATTTATTTTTATTACAAACCAGATATTTTTGACAATAGACTCGGAATCCATCTTTCCGAATAGGCATCTCAATGAAGCGATAGGATAGCTCTGCAATCAGCAAGATTAGTAAAAGCTGTAGGAAGATGCGCCAATAGGAGGGGTTCCCGATTTCATGAATGGGTGTCCCTAAAACCATGACAGGATAATGCCATAGATAAATGCCGTAGGAACGAGAGCCTAGCCAACATAGTGGCTTCCATGCCAATATTTTTCCTAGTATGCTAACAGGATGACAAATACATGCAATCAAAACAGCAGCATTCAAGCAAAATAAAAACATACCCCCTCTATAAAGAAAGGACTGATACTCATCAACATACACTATGCTTACTAAAAAAATAGTAAGTGCAATGAAGCTCATAGTATTTAGTTTCTTCACATGGTTTGCTGATAATTTTTGAGAAGATAGTCTTTTCATTGGCCAAACAAGGGCTAGCCAACAGCCTATTAACAATTCAAAACAGCGTGTGTCCGTCCCATAATAGACGCGACTTGGATCAGTACCTGGCTGATAGAGTATCGCCATTACGAACGCTGAACAAAGGGCGCCACAAAAGACGATGTATGCTAGTTTACTTTGTTTTTTAACAACAAAAAGCCCAATCATTAAAAGCAATGGCCAAATCAAATAAAACTGTTCTTCAATGGCTAATGACCATAAATTTTTTAAAGGTGACGGAGAACCGAAACTATCAAAATAAGAGAGTTTATGAAAAATGAACCACCAGTTACTTGAATAAAAAATAGAGGACAAAGCATCCCCACGCAAAGTATGGAGAAGCTCTTTATGAAAGAGCATTGCCCAAACAAATGATGTAACAATCATAACGTAGGCTGCTGGAAGTAGCCTTCTCAATCGTCCGACCCAAAATTTCTTTAGGCTGACTGTTAATTGATTGCCCCTTAAAGGTAAAATGGTAGAGGTGATTAAATAGCCCGATAATACAAAAAAGATATCTACTCCTAAAAAGCCACCTCTAGCCCAACTGAAGTTAAAATGATAAGCAATAACTGCTAATACGGCTAATGCTCGAATCCCGTCTAGTCCAGGAATATAACGATGATTTAATGACTTGCCTGACATACTATTCCTTCCTTCAATAATCTCTCAATTTCGTTTCGGTATAATGGTGTTGGTTTTTTTCTAGCTGTCCTGTGAGAAGTTAATCTAAAAGTCGTCACGACCTCTGACAACCGCCTGAGGCTTTGGATAAATGATGTTAGTTACATCCTTATGCCACAAGAAGTAACGCTTTTTGATGCTATTCCCTTCTGCATCAAGATAAAACCTGTTGTCGCGTAATAGAACCTTTTGATTGAAAATCATCCCCTCTCTATTATTTTTTGTTTGTTCACTTATATGTTTGACGTTTGAAATACGATAAAAGTTTGAGAGAAAAATGAAACGTTATCACTTTTTGTCTTCTAAAAAATTCATATGTATGTTTGCTATTGACTTGAAAAGGCATTCCCAAAAATGGTATATACTTCAAAAGTAAACTTGCTTTACTTGCATATGCCTTCATTTAACGTTTTATCATGAAAATCGAGAGCCAACTTGAAAATTATAAGACAAGAATGAAGTGATGGAAAGACAAATAAAGAGAATTTTTTCTGGAAATTTTATTATCATACAATATTAAAAAAGTGAGCCTACAAGAGTCCCACTTTTTAATATGATTGGTTTATTTTTTTGAATCATTTACAAAAGCTTTTGATATGGCTTTACCTATGACAGCAATCGTACGATTAACCTCTTCCTCTGTGTTGCCAATTCCGCCAATCTCAATAATCATCATTTGCTTTGCTAAATCTTGATTGTATCGTCCATCAACACCATCACCACTTTTAGAAATAACCCCTTTAGAGATTTTTGGTACGATGGCATTTAATGTGGATGATAGACTTTCAGCATACGCTGTATTCCAGCGGTAATTGGCATGTTCTGCCCCAACAACAATAGCGATTTTCGCATAGTTTTCCCCATTATATGAGATCGTTGTAAGATCATGTTTTAATGAGTCACGATGTAAATCAAGTATTAAATCATAATTATTTGTTTCTAAATGCTTACTTAGGTAAGGCCTCATCACATTATAAGATTCGTGATATCCTTTACCTTCTTCTTGTAATTTCTTCATAATATCTACATCAAGAACATCCGTCTTTAAACCATTTACATTAAAATGATTCACAATCTTATCCTTCAGGCTCATAATATTGACCGTTTCATGAGAAGTCGCTACCTTACCACTCACTGCTTTCACTATCGGTTCGTATGCTTCATGCGTATGAGTAAATAACACTAACACTTTAAATGGGTCCGGGTCTAGGGCTTGATCTGGTTCAGGCTCTTGCGTTTGTTCCAGTACACTTTGTTCAGCTAAATTGGTAGCGGCAAACACGACTTGCTTATCTTCTGATTGTTTGATCGGAGTCGATGCTTGCTTGTTGAACGGAAGTTGCCCAGCAATGACAGGTAATACGAAAAAGAACAATAATATACCAAATGACCATTGTAGTTTTTTTAGCAAAGTCACACCCTCCTCCCCATATCGTATGGAGGGGGGGTGTTAATTAGAACGAAAATAATTTTCTTGTTTTACGCATAAATAAGCGTGTTTTAGAAGGACTTTTATAAGCATTGTTTTTTGATTTTTTTATAAATCACTTGCCCAATCCATTAGCATAGAAGCCACTAATTTTGCATAGCGATCAATCCAATAGTCTGCTTCTTTTGGTGTCACCATTAATTGGGTGTGGGAGCCAGCGAAGGTTTCCTCAAACAGCTGCTGCCGTTCCTCTTTTGTCCATGTCGCCCATTCTCCAAAAATAGGTTGTACTAACGTCATATCCAGTTCCTTGTTGATATCTGGTTGCCACGAGGATAAGGAAAGCTTCGATGACGGTTTACCGCGTTCAGCCACACGGGCAGCTATCGAACGAAGCATTGTTTCTACCGCATCCGCAATTAATACGGGTGCATCTACTACTGTCGGTATACCAATCGCTGTTACTGGAATGCCAAGCATCTCATAAGAAATTTCTTGCCGTTGGTTGCCAACCCCTGAACCTGGGTGTATACCCGTGTCAGTTAATTGAATCGTTTTACAGAGTCGATTACTCGCTCTTGTTGCAAGTGCATCCACTACAATGATCAATTTCGGTTGTAGACGCTCTGCAATAGCAGCCACAAACTCTCCTGTTTCGTAGCCTGTTTGTCCTGTTACACCAGGAGCATACATAACAAATTTTTCATCAATGACATCTAAACTATGCAGATGGTCAATTAAATAGGGACCTATTGCATCCGGTGTAATGGTACGATTTCCTAAACCAACTATTAAAATTTTATCGTTTTCTTGCCAAGCAAGATCAGCATGCATTTTTTTGAAATTTACAAGCAATTCTTGCTCAAGTTGTGCAAAACCTTCTTGATCTTCTAATGTCAGCGTCGGGACAGAAAGTGTAATATACTGCCCTTCTTTTTTACCAATTTGTTTTTCCCCTTCAGCGTCTACAAGAACATCTGTAATTTTTACTCTACCAGCATTCCGATCTTCAATTTGAATGCCACTTGATTGTTCAAGCTTTTCTTTTTGCTCTTTCGTCTGATGGACAACTACCTCTTCTGATTCATCGATTAAATCTGTTCGTTGCCAATTAAAATTTTGCATACAGTTCACCTCAAGCTGTAGTTTGTTCAAACTGTCAAGTAAATATTCTTTGCATTTATCTATTGCAATTTGGCCAAGCGTTTGTTAAAATGATTTTTGTTGTATTGACACAAGAAATCAATGAGAAGATATCATCTCGTACCTAATTTAGGAGGTGAAATATATGCCAAACATTAAATCTGCGATTAAACGCGTAAAAGTTAACGAAAAAGCTAACATTGCTAATTCTCAAGCTAAATCTGCAATGCGTACTACAGTGAAAAAAGCTGAAAACGCTGTTGCTGCCAACGCTGAAAACAAACAAGAACTTTTACAAGCAGCTTTCAAATCTTTAGATAAAGCAGCTTCAAAAGGACTTATCCACAAAAACGCGGCGGCTCGTAAAAAGTCTCGCCTTGCTAAAAAAGCGTAATTGTTTAAAGGATCAGGTACTCTATTAGGAGTAGCTGATCTTTTTAATTTTATAGAGAACTTAAAAAGCTGCCCCATATTGGACAGCTTTCTTTGTTATAGTTGGCGCAATAAAAATAGCTCTAAATAGCGCTCTCGATTCCCACCAGTCGATTTTAGCTGTAAATCAACTTCCGCTAATTGATATAATGCTCGCAGCAAATTTTCTTCTGACGGGCGATGACGTTGCTCAATCATAAGTTTGACGCGATATGGATGAATTTTTAGATTTTTAGCGATTTGCTGTGGATGATATCCTTTCTTTAACAAATAAAAGACATTTGACATGGTACGAACATTGGATGCGAGCAAGCCCACTAACATAATAGGCTCTTGTTTTTGTCGTAATAAATCATGATAGATGGACAAGGCTCCGACAGAATCATTAAACAGATAAGCATTGAGCATTTTAAAGGCATCTTGCTCCAATGTTTTTGCCACCAAATCCTCCACTAACGAAGTTGTAATTTCGCCACCTTCACCTAAATAAAGGGTTAGCTTGTCAATTTCCATCTGTAATTGTAGCATGTTGGCTCCGACCATCGAAACAAGCAGTTCAATAGCATCTTGTGCAATGCTATTACTCTTTGCCTTGACAATGCCCTGAATCCAGACGGCTAAATCCTGCTCTTTTGGTGTCTCAGCTTGTACAAATAATGCATGCTCCTTCATCATTTTGGTCACTTTTTTGCGTTCATCTAATTTTTCATAAGGAGCAATAAAAACCGTTACGGAGAAATCAGACGGATTCGACAGCCATGTTTCCAATCGTTTCACATCATGATCGATTTTTTCCTTCCCTTTCTCGGTGGCCTTTAAAAACGAAGCGTTTTTAGCAATAATGAGCTTACGTTCTGAGAAAAAAGGAATGGTATCTGCTTCATCCATGACCGCATCTACTGGCACTTCCTCTAAGTCAAATGTGGTCATCTCCAGATCTTCTTCTGGACCCATAGCCTCTTTTAAGCGTTTAATGGTTTCATCTATAAAATAGCTTTCTTCACCAACAAGCAAATATACTGGTGCAAGCTCACCTTTTTTTATTGTATTCCAAACCGTTGAAATCATAATTTCCCCTCCATCTAGCAATACTATTAGTATACATGATTTTATAGCCATTTGTGTCTTTGACCGAATTGTGTCGATTCCTTGCCAGACGGGGAAATCACCTTTTGGATATAGCTTTTATGACCATGTTGTCTTATAATAAATAACAGAATTGGAGGGATAACAATGAATCCATTTGAAGGAAAGAACATACAATGTCGACGTAACGATGCCATCGATTCTGGTGTTGGTTTCGGTGTATCATTTGGCGTTTTCACAATTATGTTTATTATTGCAACTATAGTAGAATTCGTATCACAGTAATTGGACTTATGCAGGAAAAGGGCCTTGGTCATTGGACAAGGCCTTTTTCATTTACTGACTGACCAGCGATTATCCCAAATACGTATTTCGATTGTTCCATCCAATCCTGTTGTCCATGTCGCTAAATTTCGACTGACAAAACGTTCTACTACTTCTTCATGTGGATGACCATAGCGATTATGGAGACCTGCACTAAAAACTGTTAATTGGGGCTGTAGCAGCTCAACAAAGGCTTCTATGCTCGATGTCTTACTCCCATGATGTCCTGCCTTCAGCAATGTGAGATTGGTCAATAAAGGCCCATAGCGCTTGATCAGCTGTTGTTCACCATATTGCTCCAAATCCCCTGTAAACAACGCTGTAAATGCCTTTTGTCGCATGTACAGGACAAGGGAGTCATCATTTCCCTCATAAAAGGTGTCATTAGGCCATAAGTAATAAAAATCTGTCACTCCTACACGCCACGCATTCCCCTTTATCTTTTCTTTAATAGGAATATTTCGCTTGTTTGCTTCTTGCAATAAATCATTCATTAAAGGCTCATTCAATGAACCAGGTGTAACGTGTATTTCCTTCATGTTAATCTCTTGTAATACTTCCTCTGCTCCTTCAATATGATCTGCGTCCGCATGCGAGGCTATAAAAATATCAATGGTTCGTATGCCCTTACCTTTTAAAAATGGCACGACAACTTGCTTTCCAACCTCATAAGGACGATCTGTTTTTTTCCATGACTCCTGCTCAAAGCGTAATACGCCTCCTGCATCTATAACATAGACTGCCCGCCTAAATGGCAATTCAATGACGATACTGTCTCCTTGTCCTGCATTTAAAAAGGTGATCTTCGTTTCGTTATACAACATGGGTGACAGATGAACCCAAATAGCGGGGATGACAAGGACCATAATAGCTTTCCTGAAACGTCTTATTTCCAAGTAATAGAAGCTTGCTAAAACACTTAGCATCGCAACGCAGCTCAGCCAACTAGATGGTTTACCTGGTGACCATAATTGCCAAGGAAGCGCCTGCATATAAAAGATCATTTCGGTCAGCCAATTACGCAGTGGTTCATAGCCAGCAAATAGCACGTTGGCAAGTGGTAAGGAAAGATAGGATAGCACAAAGGCTACAATGTTAAAGGGTAATATAACAAAGGAAAACAGTGAAACAAAAACAATATTGACAAAAAACGAGGATATAGATAACTCATAAAAATGATGAAGTAGTAGTGGGTAAACGAGCAATTGGCACACGAATGTGATAAAAAAAGAACGACTGAGCCAATTCCTCGTCTGCTTGAAAATGATACTGGAATAAATAAGACTAGCAGCTGCTAAATAGGACAGTTGGAAACCAATTTGAAAAATAATACCTGGCTCAAGCAAAACAAAGCCTATAAAGCTAATCGCTAGTGCATCATCCATCGATATACCCCACTTAAAAAAGCGCAATAACATCATTAATTCAACTACAGAAACTGCACGCCATACGGAAGGTGCACCACCTGCGATCACTCCATAAACGGGTAAGAGGATCAATAGCACTACAGTAGCCATTTCTTTGCGAACGCTTATTCTAAGTAACCCTTCAAAAAATAGCCAAGACACCAGCGCGACATGTAACCCGGAAATCGCAAATAAATGGGTGATACCGAGCTTTTGATAGGCTCGCTGCAGTTCATCCTCCATCTGATCTTGTACCCCTATTAGAAGTGCTTGTGCCTCTGCTACAAGGGATTTTGGAAAGGTCCTCTCTATATGCTTTTTCATACCGTGTCTTACTTCAGCAAGAAGGGTGAAAAAGGAGGCACGTTTTCCTACATAACGCCAATTTGCGATTTCAACAACGCCTGTTGCTCCTTTGCTCGTTAAATAATTGGACATGGAAAAGGCATAGGCATGCGCAGGAGAAGAGGGTGTCACAAGTTCACCTTTAGCAACATACGTCATTCCCGATAATGAGGTATGTTCATAAAAATTTTTCTCTTGTTCCGAAGAAAACGTATAAACAACGTAAAGCTTTTGGCCATTTGTTGTTGTAGCAAACCCACGGAGTTTTTGCCCGTTTATTTTATAGTCATTTGACCAAGTTAAAGGGAAATTTGACGGTAAAGGGGGAGGTTCCGTCAGTTGATTGATAGAAAGGAAAAAATAAGCTAGTAGACCACTAGTTAGCACAAAAATTGCAAGAAAACGTGACTCACCTTTTATGATGAGCCACAGGGCTAGTAGCAGTAAAAAAATGAGTAGCCATACTGATTTATGTGCCGCAATAGCAGCTACAAGTACAGCAAGTGCTACCATGATCCATCTATGCTTTAAAGCTCGATGCCAAATAATGCACTCACCTTCTGTTCATATGGGAGCAATTTTTCAGCCGATACCCCACTCTCGCGAAGCTCATGCAACATTTCTGTGTACAAGGCTAGCTTGTCATCTCGTAAAAAATCGATTTTACGTTCATCAAAGGGTACATGAACTACTTCCACTCCAGCTTTTGCAAATAGTTCCTGTGCATATGGATTATTTTTATAATCTGTAGCGTAATACACACGTTCTATGCCAGCTTGAATAATGGACTTTGTACATGGTAAGCATGGAAAATGTGTCACATACAAGTCAGCACCTTTTGTCGGTGTTCCATATTTAGCACATTGCAGTAAGGCGTTCATTTCAGCATGTACGGTACGCACGCAATGGTTATCAACCACATAGCATCCTTTTTCGATACAATGCTCGTCCCCTGTAATGGAACCGTTATAGCCACCTGCAATAATGCGTTTATCACGCACAACCGTTGTTCCTACAGCTAGTCTTGTACATGTACTTCGTAATGCGAGTAAATGGCTTTGTGCCATAAAAAATTGATCCCAAGTAATTCGCTCCATATGACTACCTCCAAAAATTATCTAACAAATTATCTTTCTCTTGCTTTTCTACTATAGTGTAGCCCTTTTAGAAAAGGGGCGTCAATATCACATCATGTAAAAGCCTTTACTTTACGGTAATCGCATCCTTTAGCTTCTCAAATGTTTTATCACCAATACCACTCACATTTTTTAAGTCATCTATCGTTTGAAAGTGTCCATTTTCCTCTCGATACGTAAGGATACTTTGCGCTTTCGAAGGACCGATGCCTGGCAATGTTGCCAAAGTTGCCACATCAGCTTTATTAATATTAATCTTTTGCTCTTTATTATTACTTTCCATAGGTATCGTTAAAAGAGAAGGGGCTCCTTCTTCTAGCTGTTCGCCCTTGATAGGAATATAGATCACCATCTCATCCTGTACTTTTTGGGCATGATTGATAAGCTGTGTGTCAGCATTCTCTGTATAGCCACCAGCAAGCTGTACAACATCTTTTATACGTTGGTCTTGCTGAAGTTCATAAACGCCTGGATACATCACAGCACCCTTTATATCCACAAATATCTGCTGCATCACCGCTTCCTCAGCAGATGCACTCAAATTCTTTTCTTCAATAGGTTGGATTGTCTCGATGAGCTCTTCTTGGGGATGTGAAGAGTCAGAACTCGAAAAATAGAAGTAACAAAGTCCACTGACGACTAGTATGCTGGGGAATAACATACTTTTTTTGTACTTTTGCCATAAAGATTGGAGCACAGTACCATCCTTTCCTTGCAAAAGGTCATCATATGGAGTTACATATATCTTACACTATGGTTAGTTGGTTGAAAATGATAAAAAAATTTCAGGCATTTCTCTTTACCTGTTGAAGAGAGCTATCCTCTTACTTTAGCCTTTCTATCCACCTGTTCTAGTGTTCTATCCGCTACTTTAGCCTTTCTATCCACCTGTTCAGGAGTTCTATCTGCTACTTTAGCTTTTTTATCCACCTATACAGGTTCTATCCGCTACTTTAGTTTTTCTATCCACCTGTTCAGGAGTTCTATCCGCTACTTTCGACTCTCTATCCACCTGTTCTAGAGTTCTATCCGCTACTTCACCCTTTCTATCCATCAAAAAAGCCACACTGCCTCTTACACAGTGTAGCTTCTTTTTCTTTATTTCACCGCACGAATGAAAATGCGTTCACTTTCATCATCAGGTGCCTCATCCGTAAAGTCTGCTGTGATTTCCACATAACTAAAACCGATGGCACATAACCAAGTCATATACTGCTCGATAGTGAAAGTACGTTGCACGTGCTCCTCATCAAAGCGTTCATATAATTCACTTGACTTCTCTCGCACATAGAAGGTCATTTGATGAATAACCGAATGCTCGAAGTCAGCAGGCTCCGTATGCCAAATATAGCTAATATCACCGTCATCATACGTGAACGGACCATCTAAAAAAATCTCATTCATTTTAAATAATGAGTGAACATCAAAAAACAGCTGACCCCCATCACGCAAAGCCGTATAGATACGTTCTAATGTGGTATAGACAGACTGCTCCTCTACTACGTAATTCAAGGAGTCAATTGTGATCGTGACAATATCCATTTCCTCAAACCCGTCTAGTTCGACCATAGACATACAGTATAATGGAGCATGGTAACCTGCACCAGCAAAGCGTTCTGCTGCAATGGACAGCATCTCTTCTGATAAATCGATTCCACTGACTTGATAGCCAGACTGTGCAAATAACAAGCTAAGTACACCAGTGCCACAACCAATATCTAAAAGTTTTGGGTATTGGCTGCTTGGTGCATGTTGTACAACCCAATCTACATAGAGATTGTAAGGAATATCCGTTTGAAGCTCATCATAGACATGGGCAAAGCGTTCGTAACTCACTTAGGCCTCTGGCATGTCTAGTTGCGGTGCATCGCCCCAAAGACGCTCTAAATTATAATAAGCACGCTCATCCTTATGGAATACATGTGCCACTACATCTCCTAAGTCGACAAGTACCCAACGAGCTCCATCGAAACCTTCGACACGGCGAATTTCATAGCCATCTTTTTCAGCTACATCCTGTAATTCACGCGCAATTGCTTGCACTTGGCGATCTGAGTTACCATGAGCAATGATAAAATAGTCCGCTAAAAGGGAAATTCCTTGCATATTTAAAACGACAATGTCCTCACCATGTTTGTCGTCAATTGCTTTGTACGCTGCTTGTAATAAAGTTGAAGTCATCCTTCACTTTCCTCTCTGTTCATCATATCGTTATAACATTCTATTGATAAAGGATAAATTGGCTGCTTTGTGTCAATTAAAAATGCCAAAGTATGACGTACACATGCACTCATCGCCTTATCCAAATTTTTTTGCGCTTTTTTGCGTAGACGATCAACACCATCAAATCGACGGTTCGGTTCAATCATATCTGCGACAAAAATGATTTTTTCTAAACGGCTCATACCAGCGCGCCCAGTTGTATGGAAACGAATAGCATTCAACAGCTCTTCGTCTGTGATGGCAAACTCACTTTGTGCTATATATGCTCCGACTGGACCATGTAGTAATTCACTGCCCCACCCAATGAGTCTTGCATCTAATTCTTCATCACGAACGATCTTCTCCATCCACTCAATGTCTGCATATTTAGCAATATCGTGGAGGATAGCTGCTGTTTCAGCTTTTTTCACGTCCTCTCCATACTTTTGAGCTAGGTCGATGGCCGTTTCCATCACACCGATTGTATGAATATAACGTTTTTCAGGCATTCTTGGCTTAATCGCCGCTAAATACTGTTCGCGTTCCATAAAGACCTTCCTCTCGTATGAACGTCTCTACCGCTTCTGGTAGTAAAAATGTCACCGTTCCTCCAGTCGCAAGGCGTTCACGAATCAGTGTGGACGATAAATCGATTTGAGGCACTTCCACCATACTTATAGGGTACTCGGTTGTCGCCACTGTCCCTGGACGCTTTACTCCGACAAACTGAACTAGTTTCACTAAATCATCGATACAATGCCATGTATGTAGCGAATCAATCATATCGCCACCGATGATAAAGTAGAATTTTACATTCGGTTCTCTTCTACACAAGGCAGAAAGTGTCTCATAGGAATAGGATACGCCACCCTTCTCAAGCTCATACGACTCTACTGAAAAATAAGGAAATGGACGAATCGCACGCTTTACCATTT encodes:
- a CDS encoding nicotinate-nucleotide adenylyltransferase; this translates as MKRVGLLGGTFNPPHMGHLLMANEVFHALELDEIRFMPNAIPPHKHARFDASNVERLEMVKRAIRPFPYFSVESYELEKGGVSYSYETLSALCRREPNVKFYFIIGGDMIDSLHTWHCIDDLVKLVQFVGVKRPGTVATTEYPISMVEVPQIDLSSTLIRERLATGGTVTFLLPEAVETFIREEGLYGTRTVFSGD